The Virgibacillus phasianinus genome includes a window with the following:
- the radC gene encoding RadC family protein — protein sequence MTIPSIMIKDVPKEDRPRERLLKLGSSHLSNQELLAILLGTGTKEESVMTLSQRILMHFEGLKLLKDATIEELMAIKGIGEAKGVLMLAAIEVGKRMNQYKPNDRYVIRSPEDGADYVMEEMRNLNQEHFVVLFLNTKNQIIHNQTIFIGSLNASIVHPREVYREAVKRSAASIICAHNHPSGDPTPSQEDIHVTRRLVESGKMIGIELLDHLIIGDRKFVSLKEKGYL from the coding sequence ATGACAATACCATCCATTATGATTAAGGATGTACCAAAAGAGGACAGACCAAGGGAACGCTTATTAAAACTTGGATCAAGTCATTTGTCGAATCAGGAACTGTTAGCAATACTGCTTGGGACAGGTACAAAGGAAGAATCTGTAATGACATTATCTCAACGAATTCTAATGCATTTTGAAGGGTTGAAACTTTTAAAGGACGCGACAATCGAAGAATTAATGGCAATTAAAGGAATTGGTGAAGCGAAAGGGGTTTTAATGCTTGCTGCAATCGAAGTGGGAAAAAGAATGAATCAATATAAGCCCAATGACCGTTACGTTATTCGCTCACCGGAAGACGGGGCGGATTATGTTATGGAAGAAATGAGGAATCTTAATCAGGAACACTTTGTCGTCTTATTCCTTAATACAAAGAATCAAATAATTCATAATCAAACTATTTTTATTGGCAGTTTGAACGCATCTATCGTCCATCCAAGAGAAGTCTATCGCGAGGCTGTAAAGCGTTCTGCAGCATCTATTATCTGCGCTCATAACCACCCATCTGGCGATCCAACTCCATCCCAGGAAGATATTCATGTTACCAGACGACTAGTCGAATCAGGAAAAATGATTGGAATTGAACTATTGGACCATTTAATCATAGGTGATCGAAAATTTGTATCACTAAAGGAAAAAGGATACCTATAA
- a CDS encoding rod shape-determining protein: MGVFNFSQDLGIDLGTANSLVFVKGKGVVVREPSVVAKDIETGQIEAVGSSARNMIGRTPGNISVIRPMKDGVIADYETTAIMMKYYIKKAMRNRSFFAKKPNVMICVPSGITMVEERAVIDATKQAGAKDAFPIAEPFAAAIGAGLPVWEPTGSMIVDIGGGTTEVAVISLGGIVTSQSIRIAGDKMDEAIISFIKKNYNLMIGERSAESIKMDLGTAGEVVEDEEMDIRGRDMLTGLPKTITITTKEIASSLKDIVEAIVESVKNTLERTPPELAADIMDRGVVLSGGGSLLKNLDSVISDEIKMPVFVTEDPLDSVAIGTGKSLEYIQHFRSHPNVSTRPTVD; the protein is encoded by the coding sequence TTGGGAGTATTTAATTTTTCACAGGATTTAGGGATAGATTTAGGAACAGCAAACAGCCTTGTCTTTGTAAAAGGTAAAGGTGTGGTAGTGCGGGAGCCATCTGTTGTTGCTAAAGATATTGAAACCGGACAGATTGAAGCAGTTGGCAGTTCTGCCCGTAATATGATCGGCAGGACGCCTGGTAATATATCTGTTATTCGTCCGATGAAGGATGGGGTAATTGCTGATTATGAAACAACAGCTATCATGATGAAATACTATATTAAGAAAGCGATGCGAAATCGCTCATTTTTTGCTAAAAAGCCCAATGTAATGATATGTGTGCCATCTGGTATAACGATGGTGGAGGAACGGGCTGTTATTGATGCTACAAAACAGGCAGGAGCAAAAGATGCTTTTCCAATAGCAGAGCCGTTTGCAGCAGCGATTGGAGCAGGACTCCCGGTTTGGGAACCCACTGGAAGTATGATAGTTGACATTGGCGGAGGGACAACAGAGGTTGCCGTGATATCACTTGGTGGTATAGTTACAAGTCAATCTATTCGTATCGCTGGAGACAAGATGGATGAAGCTATCATATCCTTTATCAAAAAGAATTATAACTTAATGATAGGTGAACGATCTGCGGAATCAATCAAAATGGATCTTGGAACAGCCGGCGAAGTGGTCGAAGATGAAGAAATGGATATTCGTGGGCGCGATATGTTAACTGGACTGCCAAAAACAATTACGATTACAACCAAAGAAATTGCCTCATCTTTAAAGGATATTGTTGAGGCAATTGTTGAATCTGTAAAAAACACATTAGAAAGGACACCACCAGAACTTGCAGCAGACATTATGGATCGTGGAGTTGTATTATCTGGCGGTGGTTCGCTCTTAAAAAATTTAGACAGTGTCATCAGTGATGAGATAAAAATGCCTGTTTTTGTAACAGAAGATCCATTAGACAGTGTTGCTATAGGTACAGGCAAATCTTTAGAATACATTCAGCATTTCCGTTCCCATCCGAATGTATCAACTCGTCCAACTGTAGACTAA
- the mreC gene encoding rod shape-determining protein MreC, whose protein sequence is MPFFTKKRLFIILIGIIILVVLIGFSLKSRDQLTAPEEFIKDTVGWAQSVVHTPVKFITNIFANIDDLKDTYNENQILKEKLSQYKSLVYEVQEIKEDNEELRKTLKKSESIRDFNPIQATVMSRTPERWVEQVTINKGKVDGVRNNMAVITADGMVGKVQVASKLTSTVQLLTGFDQFNRISATISKEKGNDIFGLIEEYDEETNSLHFKIIEESEKEIKKGEKVFSSGMGGVFPAGLFIGTVKEVVPDQYGLTRTALVEPAADMFEINNVIVVDRTLEENDQTGSVQEDEE, encoded by the coding sequence ATGCCGTTTTTCACGAAAAAGCGCTTGTTTATAATTTTAATTGGAATCATAATTTTGGTAGTATTAATAGGATTCTCGCTAAAAAGCAGAGACCAATTAACTGCTCCAGAAGAATTTATTAAAGACACAGTTGGATGGGCACAAAGTGTTGTACACACCCCGGTTAAATTTATAACAAATATATTTGCGAATATTGATGATTTAAAGGATACTTACAACGAAAACCAAATACTTAAAGAAAAGCTTTCCCAATATAAAAGCCTGGTCTATGAGGTCCAAGAGATTAAAGAAGATAATGAAGAATTGAGAAAAACGCTTAAGAAGTCGGAATCTATTCGTGACTTCAATCCGATTCAGGCAACAGTTATGTCCAGAACACCCGAACGTTGGGTGGAACAGGTCACCATTAACAAAGGGAAAGTTGATGGAGTAAGGAACAATATGGCGGTAATTACGGCAGATGGAATGGTTGGTAAAGTCCAAGTAGCTTCAAAACTCACATCAACCGTTCAGCTGCTAACAGGTTTTGACCAGTTCAACCGTATTTCTGCAACAATTTCCAAGGAAAAGGGTAATGATATATTTGGCCTAATCGAGGAATACGATGAAGAAACAAATTCCCTTCATTTTAAGATTATAGAAGAATCGGAAAAAGAAATTAAAAAAGGTGAAAAGGTCTTTTCTTCCGGGATGGGTGGAGTATTCCCGGCTGGCTTGTTTATCGGTACAGTAAAAGAAGTTGTTCCGGATCAATATGGACTTACCCGCACAGCACTTGTGGAACCCGCTGCTGATATGTTTGAAATAAATAATGTAATTGTTGTGGATCGAACTTT
- a CDS encoding bifunctional folylpolyglutamate synthase/dihydrofolate synthase, protein MFNHYHEVETFFNQRKSFGIKPGLDRIKSLLKMLLNPEQKIQAIHVAGTNGKGSTIQYINNALRRNDYRVGRFISPSANGLTDHIFVNDDPISQKKFTKLMNEMYPYISQLDEQNNHPTEFEIITALAFLYFAESVDIALIEAGMGGREDTTNCFLPLLSIITNVSHDHMAFLGNTVEKIALHKAGIIKMQTPVIIGPMAAPAMQVMEREAASLQAKLYRYGMEFNSADEGQSHFIWKDRWKHNELNVSIQMIGKHQQVNASLAVMAVMLLSEQDYKIDLGKALNGIFHTTVPGRYELVNENPRIVLDGAHNEAGILSFIQAVNSIPSNHNKHVIFAAFKDKDIYNMIHLLSNQFGSIALTTFDHPRAATIDDLANFANTDNVTLENDWMKMLERVVNTPKPDTDYFVTGSLNFIAKVRKFLAEQ, encoded by the coding sequence ATGTTTAATCATTATCATGAAGTCGAAACATTTTTTAATCAAAGAAAGTCGTTCGGAATTAAGCCTGGTTTGGACCGCATCAAATCACTACTAAAGATGCTTTTGAATCCTGAACAGAAAATACAGGCAATCCATGTAGCCGGTACCAATGGAAAGGGATCAACCATTCAATACATAAATAATGCACTGCGCCGTAATGATTATCGAGTCGGCAGGTTTATATCCCCAAGTGCAAACGGATTGACAGACCATATTTTTGTTAATGATGATCCAATTAGTCAAAAGAAATTTACCAAGCTTATGAATGAAATGTACCCTTATATCAGTCAGTTGGACGAGCAGAATAACCATCCTACTGAATTTGAAATAATTACCGCTCTTGCATTTCTATATTTTGCCGAGTCAGTAGATATTGCATTAATTGAAGCTGGAATGGGCGGCAGGGAAGATACAACAAATTGCTTTCTTCCTCTTCTATCTATTATAACAAATGTTAGCCATGACCATATGGCATTTTTAGGCAATACTGTCGAAAAAATTGCCTTACACAAGGCGGGTATCATTAAGATGCAGACACCGGTTATTATCGGGCCGATGGCAGCTCCCGCTATGCAGGTAATGGAACGAGAAGCGGCCTCTCTTCAGGCAAAATTATACCGGTATGGAATGGAATTCAACTCTGCGGATGAAGGACAATCACATTTCATTTGGAAAGACAGATGGAAACATAATGAACTAAATGTTAGTATTCAAATGATAGGAAAACATCAACAGGTAAATGCCTCGTTAGCAGTTATGGCAGTTATGCTATTATCCGAACAGGATTATAAGATTGATTTGGGCAAAGCCCTGAATGGTATATTTCATACGACCGTGCCAGGCCGCTATGAATTAGTAAATGAAAATCCAAGAATTGTCCTGGATGGTGCACATAATGAAGCAGGTATTTTATCATTTATACAAGCAGTCAATTCCATACCTTCAAACCATAACAAACATGTAATTTTTGCTGCATTTAAGGATAAGGATATATACAATATGATTCATCTGCTATCTAATCAGTTTGGTTCCATTGCCCTGACTACCTTTGATCATCCACGTGCAGCTACCATCGATGACCTTGCAAACTTTGCAAATACTGACAATGTGACACTGGAAAATGATTGGATGAAGATGTTGGAAAGGGTAGTAAATACACCGAAACCAGATACGGATTATTTTGTTACGGGATCATTGAATTTTATAGCAAAGGTTAGAAAATTTCTAGCGGAGCAATAA